A region of the Clostridia bacterium genome:
GACCGAGGAGGACATGGAACTGATCGGCGATAAACTTTACGAGTATAATTTGCCTTTCCTTGCTCCAAAACACGATTACATCAAGATCAACCGGAAGCTTGTCGATGAAAGCGGCAAGGCCGTCGCCGCGATCATGGCGGGCGTGACCGAATCCGACGTGGGAGTTGTCTGGAAGATATGGGTCGATGAAGAATATCGTGATCAAGGACTCGGGACGCGGCTCATAAAACATTTTGAAAAGAAGGCAAAAGAAAAGGGCGCAAACAAAATAGTCATTGAAGAAGTATATGACTGGAACGTCGGTTTCTTCTTGAAAAGCGGTTATAATGTCGCCTGCGAATTGACTGATTTACCTAAAGGACATAGTTGCTACGTTGTTGATAAAGACCTTAGAGGCGATAGAGTATGACGGAATATAAAATCGAAGATCTGACAAAAGAAGAAGCCGCGTATATCGGCGAAAAGATAAATGAAATCGTGCCGCGTGAAGTTGACTCTGACGCAGAAGAATTCGTTCTCAAAGTCGAGAACGAAAACGGCGAGATCGTCGGCGGATGTATTGCCGAGGCGTACGAATACCACTGGTCGAGAATGCTTCTCAGCACGCTTTGGGTGGATGAGCGCTACCGCCGTCACGGGATCGGCTCAATGATCATCCGCGAAGTCGAGCGGCTCGCGAGAGAGAAGCGCTGCCGCGTTGTGACGCTCGGCACCGCCAGCTTTATGGCGAGGCCGTTCTATGAGAAGCACGGCTACACGGTTTTTACAACTCTTAAAAAGCCGAACGGCTATATCAGTTATTCTCTGGTCAAGTATCTTGACAAAGATACGCCCGAATACGTGCCGTCGGACAACAGCGGCGAGCGGTTCAAGGTTTCGCTCGGCGGCGAGGACGACGCGGAGGTCATCGAAAAGGGAATAGATACTTACAGCGAGGCCTACGAGCCGAAATATGAAAACGCCGGTTTTTACAAGAAACTTATCGATAAAGACGGCGGGTTAATTGCGGGCGTGATCGCGGACGTTGACAAAGACTCGTATGGCTTTGTCGACGCTCTGTTTGTGGAAGAGCCGCTGCGCCGCCGGGGACTGGGCACGCGTTTGTTGAAGGAAACGGAAGCATTCGCGAAGGAAAACGGCGCGTCAATGGTTTTGACGACCGCGGGCGACTGGAATGTCGGTTTCTTCAAAAAGAACGGCTATCTTGTCAGAGGCGAACTCAAAGACGTTCCCGAAGGACACGACTGCTACGAGCTTTATAAAATGATCTGAACGGGGAGAAAAACGCATGAGACCGGTTGAAGTCACAAGAAACAAAACGAAGAGGATCGTCGCTTTGGCGGCCGCGTCCGCCGCGTGACGTTACGCCCCGTATCTTTCCGGATACCGAACGGAAAGCGAAGGGTGAATACGCTTTTATTATGAAAACCATGACCAATCCCGTATTCACAAAAGTTGATACGTCGCAGTTCGACGCCGTCGCCGGAATGTACGAGCGCGCGGTGGAGAAGCTCGAGCGCACAGTAAATTACCCGAAGTGGTCGAAATACCACCCGAGCCGCGAATACGTCGCCGAAGCGATAAGGCGCGGCGAGCAGTTCGCCTGCGTCGACGGCGGAAGGATCCTCGGCGCGGTCGTGCTTAACGAAAGTCCGGAGGGCAAATACGAGCTCGGCGGCTGGAGCAGAGATCTGCGCGAAGGCGAATATCTGGTGCTCCACATCCTCGCCGTCGATCCGGAATACGAACGCCTCGGCGTCGGCGGATTCATGGTCGACGGCAGCATAGCTTTCGCTAAGGCGAAGGGCTACAAAGCCGTCCGTCTGGACATAGTTCCAGAGAATCTTCCCGCGGCGGAGCTTTACGTTTCGAGGGGCTTCGTCAGCGCGGGCAGGATCGACCGCCTGCGCGATATCGAAGGCATACCCGTTTTTGAAATATTCGAGTTGAACTTCTGAAGCGGTCTCATTATTCAAATTGCGGTCAAACCGTTTGAAAGGGTGAGGCGTTATGGGAACCGTTAAAAAGAGATAAGGCCTGTGGTGGAAGATACCTGTCGCCGTTCTTTCGGTGATACTGCTCGTCGCCGGCGGCTACGTGGCATACGTCTTCATCAGCTACAGCCGCACCGAAGACAACAAGGTACTTGAAGTCAAGGGCGGCGCCGCCGAAACCGCCGTCACCGGCAGGGAATACACCGCCGTCAGCTTCAACATCGGCTTCGGCGCGAGGATACTTGACAAGATCGAGGAAATGCCCGAGCTCGCCGTCGGAGCGCGGCGCCACCACGAGAGGATCGACGGCGCCGGCTATCCCTCCGGCCTGAAGGGCGACGAGATCCCCGTCGAGGCGCGGATCCTCGCCGTCGCGGACGCCTACGACGCTATGACCAGCAAGCGCAGCTACAGAGATGCGATGCCGCAGAGCAAGGTACGCGAGGAGATCGAGAACGGGCTCGGCGCACAGTTCGACGAGAAGTTCGGTGGGATCATGCTCGAGATGATAGACGAGGATAAGGATTTCCTGCTTCGCGAAAGCGCATAAATCTGTATACTACGCTTTAAGTATTCGGAGTAATAATCATTCAAACGGAGGAAAACACGATGAAAAAACAGATCAAAACAACGGAAGCGATCTTCCCGATGCCCGTGCTGCTCATTTCCACCTTCAACGAGGACGGCAGCGTCGACGTGATGAACGCCGCATGGGGCACGATGCTCGACCGCGACATGGTCGCTCTCAACCTGACCGAAACGCATAAAACCGTGCAGAACATCAAGGCGAGGGGCGGCTTCGTCGTCCATATCGCCGACGCGAAGCACGTTAAGGAGGCCGACTACTTCGGCGTCGTCAGCGGCAACAAGGTCGCGGATAAGTTCGCGAAAAGCGGCATGACCTTCGTGAAATCCGACCTCGTCGACGCGCCGGTCATAAACGAGCTGCCTATCGCCATGGAGTGCGGCTTCGTGGAGTTCCAGAACGACGCGACGGGACTCGGCGTGATCGGAAAGGTGCTTCGCACCTCCGTTGAAGAGGCGAATATGAAGGACGGCAAGGTCGATATCGACTCGCTCGAAGCGATCGCATTCGACCCCTACACTCACGGATATTACAAGGTCGGCGGCAGAGTCGGCGACGCGTTCAGCGACGGGCTGAAGATCAAATAAGGGGAATCGGTATGATAATCAAAGCTGTAAAATTCAGAAAAAACGGTTTTTACTCCCAGCCCTTCGCCTTCGGCGGCGAAGAGGGGCCTGAGAAATTCGATAAGAACGTCAGATACAGGGGCAGTCTGCAGAATTATCTCATAGACACCGGCGACGAGGTCATA
Encoded here:
- a CDS encoding GNAT family N-acetyltransferase translates to TEEDMELIGDKLYEYNLPFLAPKHDYIKINRKLVDESGKAVAAIMAGVTESDVGVVWKIWVDEEYRDQGLGTRLIKHFEKKAKEKGANKIVIEEVYDWNVGFFLKSGYNVACELTDLPKGHSCYVVDKDLRGDRV
- a CDS encoding GNAT family N-acetyltransferase; the protein is MTEYKIEDLTKEEAAYIGEKINEIVPREVDSDAEEFVLKVENENGEIVGGCIAEAYEYHWSRMLLSTLWVDERYRRHGIGSMIIREVERLAREKRCRVVTLGTASFMARPFYEKHGYTVFTTLKKPNGYISYSLVKYLDKDTPEYVPSDNSGERFKVSLGGEDDAEVIEKGIDTYSEAYEPKYENAGFYKKLIDKDGGLIAGVIADVDKDSYGFVDALFVEEPLRRRGLGTRLLKETEAFAKENGASMVLTTAGDWNVGFFKKNGYLVRGELKDVPEGHDCYELYKMI
- a CDS encoding GNAT family N-acetyltransferase; translated protein: MKTMTNPVFTKVDTSQFDAVAGMYERAVEKLERTVNYPKWSKYHPSREYVAEAIRRGEQFACVDGGRILGAVVLNESPEGKYELGGWSRDLREGEYLVLHILAVDPEYERLGVGGFMVDGSIAFAKAKGYKAVRLDIVPENLPAAELYVSRGFVSAGRIDRLRDIEGIPVFEIFELNF
- a CDS encoding HD domain-containing protein, with translation MWWKIPVAVLSVILLVAGGYVAYVFISYSRTEDNKVLEVKGGAAETAVTGREYTAVSFNIGFGARILDKIEEMPELAVGARRHHERIDGAGYPSGLKGDEIPVEARILAVADAYDAMTSKRSYRDAMPQSKVREEIENGLGAQFDEKFGGIMLEMIDEDKDFLLRESA
- a CDS encoding flavin reductase family protein; the protein is MKKQIKTTEAIFPMPVLLISTFNEDGSVDVMNAAWGTMLDRDMVALNLTETHKTVQNIKARGGFVVHIADAKHVKEADYFGVVSGNKVADKFAKSGMTFVKSDLVDAPVINELPIAMECGFVEFQNDATGLGVIGKVLRTSVEEANMKDGKVDIDSLEAIAFDPYTHGYYKVGGRVGDAFSDGLKIK